A genomic stretch from Thermodesulfobacteriota bacterium includes:
- a CDS encoding hemolysin family protein: MSLELLILVTAMFLLLQAFFAGSEIALVSCDKIKMRSLADQGSKSARLVLKCYQEVERFISTTLVGINLSLIINTILMTFFMQDRYGHRGELYTILILSPLIVVFGQVVPKAIFQRRGNTLVLLTIYPLWIASKIFSPILFLINIFLRGLMRLIGDTENRFITREELLYAIEGNETELQKGYREKVIRRIFRFSETTIEEIMIPLIQVTALNEDSPVKEAVRVIKETGHSRIPIYHERIDNINGMLYAFDILGAKPEDPVKNFSHPPFYVPETKAVDQLLDEMKKGRAGMAVVVDEYGGAVGVVTLENILEEVVGDIEDEYDKGTKLWRKISEDEYLINPKVYIDDINDELGLRLPEGDYDTLSGFLLSKKGSIPRVEDRITYRNYTFIVTKATPRSIEEVKLVIKS; the protein is encoded by the coding sequence ATGTCGCTTGAATTGCTTATCCTGGTTACAGCAATGTTTCTCCTTCTTCAGGCCTTCTTTGCCGGCTCGGAAATAGCTCTTGTCTCCTGCGATAAAATAAAGATGAGGTCCCTTGCCGACCAGGGGTCAAAAAGCGCCAGGCTGGTGCTTAAATGCTATCAGGAGGTAGAGCGTTTTATAAGTACTACCCTCGTCGGAATAAATCTCTCCCTCATCATCAACACCATTCTCATGACCTTCTTCATGCAGGACCGTTACGGGCATAGAGGAGAGCTTTACACCATTCTTATTCTCTCCCCGTTGATAGTAGTCTTCGGCCAGGTTGTGCCCAAAGCCATTTTCCAGAGAAGGGGAAACACGCTCGTCCTACTTACGATTTATCCCCTCTGGATTGCGTCCAAGATTTTCTCTCCGATTCTCTTCTTGATAAACATATTCTTGAGAGGGCTTATGAGGCTAATCGGGGATACTGAAAACCGGTTCATCACCAGGGAGGAGCTTCTCTATGCGATCGAAGGAAATGAAACGGAGCTTCAAAAGGGATATAGGGAAAAAGTCATAAGGAGAATATTCCGATTCTCCGAGACTACGATAGAGGAAATCATGATTCCGCTTATTCAGGTGACTGCTCTTAACGAGGATAGCCCGGTGAAGGAAGCGGTGAGGGTTATTAAAGAAACCGGGCATTCCAGAATCCCTATATATCATGAGAGAATAGATAACATCAACGGGATGCTCTATGCGTTTGACATACTTGGGGCGAAACCGGAAGACCCGGTGAAGAATTTCTCCCATCCGCCTTTTTACGTCCCGGAGACAAAAGCGGTGGACCAGCTTTTAGACGAGATGAAAAAGGGTCGCGCCGGAATGGCGGTGGTGGTTGACGAGTACGGCGGCGCCGTAGGGGTGGTAACGCTGGAGAATATATTGGAAGAAGTGGTTGGCGACATCGAGGATGAATACGACAAGGGCACCAAACTGTGGAGGAAGATCTCGGAAGATGAGTACCTCATCAATCCAAAGGTTTACATCGATGATATAAATGACGAATTGGGACTCCGTCTCCCGGAGGGGGATTACGACACGCTGAGTGGTTTTCTTCTTTCTAAAAAGGGCTCCATACCAAGAGTCGAGGACAGAATTACCTACCGGAATTATACCTTCATCGTCACCAAAGCCACTCCCCGTTCCATAGAGGAAGTGAAGTTGGTGATAAAGAGCTAG
- a CDS encoding carbon-nitrogen hydrolase family protein, translating to MSKKVLGGREKVKVAVVQAAPVFMDKQKTIEKACRLIKDAGRNKAELIAFSEAFIPTYPAYYTVGYETNPHEWTDYMIALQDNSVVIPSEDTEILGRAAKEAGAYVVMGLNELDDRAGSCTVYNTLLFIGKDGQVMGRHRKTMPTYTERIYWGKGDASDIRVFDTDIGRIGGLICWENHMTLIRAAMIHRGEDFHIAVWPGNWKRGETHLLDADTSPGGALCNLQSLIKVHAFEAGAFVLSACGFLTPEDFPERWHYIRDGNHINYDWAQGGSSIVNPAGRYLAEPNFEKDAILYAECYANQIKAVKAVFDSLGHYSRWDIAQLAVRQEAWNPEAPLADSSSGEVELPADELRRISEKFEVTLEKLESMLEEIQKIKRPGRRSRS from the coding sequence ATGAGCAAAAAAGTTCTAGGCGGCAGGGAAAAAGTGAAGGTTGCGGTCGTGCAGGCTGCGCCTGTTTTTATGGATAAGCAGAAGACCATCGAGAAGGCCTGCAGATTAATAAAAGACGCCGGAAGAAATAAGGCCGAATTAATCGCTTTTTCCGAAGCCTTCATTCCCACCTACCCGGCATATTACACCGTAGGCTATGAAACAAACCCACATGAGTGGACCGATTACATGATTGCGCTCCAGGACAACTCCGTCGTTATTCCGAGCGAGGACACGGAGATTCTGGGACGGGCGGCAAAGGAAGCGGGGGCATACGTGGTCATGGGCTTGAACGAATTGGACGACCGTGCCGGAAGCTGCACCGTTTACAATACCTTGCTATTCATAGGGAAGGACGGTCAGGTCATGGGAAGGCACAGAAAGACCATGCCCACATACACGGAGAGAATCTATTGGGGCAAAGGGGATGCCAGCGATATAAGGGTGTTTGATACAGACATTGGCCGTATCGGGGGTCTTATATGCTGGGAAAACCACATGACCCTCATAAGAGCAGCGATGATTCATAGGGGCGAGGATTTTCATATCGCCGTCTGGCCGGGTAACTGGAAAAGAGGAGAAACCCACCTTCTTGATGCCGACACAAGTCCAGGCGGCGCGCTTTGCAATCTCCAATCTCTTATTAAAGTACACGCCTTCGAGGCCGGGGCGTTTGTGCTGAGTGCCTGTGGGTTTTTGACGCCGGAGGATTTCCCGGAAAGATGGCATTACATAAGGGACGGCAACCATATCAATTACGACTGGGCGCAGGGCGGAAGCTCAATTGTGAACCCTGCCGGAAGATATTTGGCCGAGCCCAACTTTGAGAAGGATGCGATTCTTTATGCTGAGTGCTATGCGAATCAGATAAAGGCGGTAAAAGCGGTTTTTGATTCACTCGGCCACTATTCCCGCTGGGATATTGCCCAACTGGCAGTGCGACAGGAAGCCTGGAATCCGGAGGCTCCTCTGGCCGATTCCTCTTCGGGAGAGGTTGAGCTTCCGGCAGACGAGCTTCGCAGGATTTCGGAGAAGTTCGAAGTAACTTTGGAGAAGCTGGAATCCATGCTTGAGGAGATTCAGAAGATTAAAAGGCCGGGAAGACGAAGCCGTTCCTAA
- the hisH gene encoding imidazole glycerol phosphate synthase subunit HisH: protein MITIVDYGMGNLRSVKKAFENLGFPANVTRSPEEILNSNGLVLPGVGAFGDCMKNLEEYDLVEPIKAFIKTGKPFLGICLGLQLLFEESEESPGVKGLGVLRGKVVRFPRFEKEGLKVPHMGWNQIEIKKPTPVLKGIPEGSWFYFVHSYYPEPEDKSISSLKTHYGVEFTSAVQSENIFACQFHPEKSSTMGLMILENFAQICGERKQARF from the coding sequence ATGATCACCATCGTAGACTATGGAATGGGAAATCTTAGGAGTGTAAAGAAGGCGTTTGAGAACCTGGGTTTTCCGGCAAATGTAACCAGGAGCCCAGAAGAAATACTGAATTCAAACGGACTGGTTCTCCCCGGCGTGGGTGCATTCGGGGACTGCATGAAGAACCTGGAGGAATATGATTTGGTGGAACCGATCAAAGCCTTCATAAAAACGGGAAAGCCCTTTTTAGGAATATGTCTCGGGCTCCAGCTCCTTTTCGAAGAGAGTGAGGAATCTCCCGGCGTGAAAGGACTCGGAGTGTTAAGGGGAAAGGTGGTGAGATTTCCCAGATTCGAGAAAGAGGGCTTAAAGGTTCCCCATATGGGCTGGAATCAAATAGAAATAAAGAAGCCAACTCCGGTATTGAAAGGAATTCCGGAAGGAAGCTGGTTCTATTTTGTCCACTCTTATTATCCGGAGCCGGAGGATAAGAGTATTAGTTCACTGAAAACCCACTACGGGGTCGAGTTTACTTCGGCGGTGCAGAGCGAAAACATATTCGCCTGTCAGTTTCACCCGGAGAAAAGCAGCACGATGGGGTTAATGATCCTGGAGAATTTTGCTCAGATTTGTGGAGAAAGGAAACAAGCCCGTTTTTAA
- the thiL gene encoding thiamine-phosphate kinase: MIDELSALRRIKERFRNVSKSVTLGIGDDAAAVKIHPEKQLLVTTDSQVEDVHFIKRLISAEQLGRRAVAVSVSDIGAMGGVPKFFLASLGFSKDDGEDFWEGLLDGFEAAGREFELELIGGNISASERLFVDVTVLGEVEPDIMVKRTGASAGDIIYVSGTLGDSALGLKTLLAGGKEDEHLIGRYTAPQPRLALGRELAKRRLVSSMIDISDGLILDLERITLEHGLGARISLGQIPLSSSYRKRISDFMSDQYQLALSGGEDYELLFTSPGGNIGAINKVSRILEIPVTAIGHVTLEPGIILLDADGEELSIERKGFIHFSS; encoded by the coding sequence ATGATAGATGAGTTAAGTGCTCTAAGACGGATAAAAGAGCGGTTTAGAAACGTATCAAAAAGCGTTACTCTGGGAATAGGGGATGACGCTGCCGCCGTAAAGATTCATCCGGAGAAGCAACTCCTCGTCACCACCGATTCACAGGTGGAGGATGTTCATTTCATCAAAAGACTAATTTCCGCCGAACAACTGGGCAGAAGGGCTGTTGCCGTGTCTGTAAGCGATATCGGGGCAATGGGTGGGGTGCCTAAATTTTTCCTAGCCTCTCTCGGCTTTTCGAAAGACGATGGGGAAGACTTCTGGGAAGGCCTGTTGGATGGTTTTGAGGCTGCGGGTAGGGAATTCGAGCTGGAATTGATAGGGGGCAATATAAGCGCTTCTGAAAGACTCTTCGTCGACGTAACCGTTTTGGGAGAAGTGGAGCCTGATATCATGGTTAAAAGGACCGGAGCAAGTGCCGGGGACATTATATATGTAAGCGGAACGTTGGGTGACTCTGCGCTTGGGTTAAAAACGCTTTTAGCCGGAGGAAAGGAAGACGAGCATCTGATAGGTAGGTATACGGCCCCCCAGCCAAGACTGGCGCTTGGGCGTGAGCTTGCAAAAAGAAGGCTTGTTTCTTCCATGATAGACATAAGTGACGGACTTATCCTGGACCTCGAGCGAATAACGTTAGAGCATGGATTAGGGGCCAGAATAAGCCTCGGCCAAATACCTCTTTCCTCAAGCTATCGAAAGCGCATATCCGATTTCATGTCCGACCAGTACCAATTAGCCCTTTCCGGAGGAGAGGACTACGAGCTTCTGTTTACGTCTCCTGGGGGGAATATCGGCGCCATAAACAAGGTTTCAAGGATTTTGGAAATCCCGGTTACGGCGATCGGCCATGTAACATTAGAACCCGGCATAATCCTCTTGGATGCGGACGGCGAAGAACTAAGCATAGAACGAAAAGGGTTTATACATTTTAGCAGCTAA
- the hisB gene encoding imidazoleglycerol-phosphate dehydratase HisB, with the protein MDRRAKVNRKTSEVEVTVDINLDGKGKFDIETGIPFFNHMLSQFAKHGYFDLTLKAKGDIEVDFHHTVEDVGLTLGEAFLKALGEKRGIARFGEAFVPFDETLAFASVDLSGRPYFVYQVDTPKGKIGDFDAELGEEFFKSLSTTLKCNLHIELKYGDNLHHITEAIFKAVGRALDKASKIDPRSEDIPSTKGKL; encoded by the coding sequence ATGGACAGGCGGGCTAAGGTAAACAGAAAAACATCCGAGGTAGAAGTCACGGTTGATATCAACCTAGATGGGAAAGGAAAATTCGACATCGAGACCGGAATTCCTTTCTTCAACCACATGCTCTCCCAGTTTGCAAAGCACGGGTATTTCGACCTGACCCTGAAGGCAAAGGGCGATATAGAGGTAGATTTTCACCATACGGTAGAAGACGTGGGACTCACTCTTGGCGAAGCCTTCCTCAAAGCGTTAGGGGAGAAAAGGGGAATAGCCAGGTTTGGAGAGGCCTTTGTCCCTTTTGACGAAACCCTGGCCTTTGCTTCGGTTGACCTGAGCGGCAGACCATATTTTGTTTATCAGGTTGATACGCCCAAGGGCAAGATAGGGGATTTCGATGCAGAGTTAGGAGAGGAGTTTTTTAAATCGCTCTCTACCACTCTGAAATGCAACCTGCATATCGAGCTTAAATATGGAGATAACCTCCATCATATCACGGAGGCAATTTTCAAGGCCGTGGGAAGAGCACTGGATAAGGCATCCAAGATCGACCCGCGCTCGGAGGATATTCCTTCGACGAAGGGAAAACTATAG
- a CDS encoding hemolysin family protein, producing MDDLPLSNFFLIVILLVLSGFFSMSEGALFSLGRHQREKIKKEGRKSASLIERLLKEPYKLIITILLADEVINVAYASVVASTVRSIIHGPPEQLLTAICILISSPSLLLLGEIGPKTIGVKYSRVISGIVSYPLNLFHTLITPLRWVIMVLSIGFTWLFGGKAEYEHAEGFNTDELRVLVGIGSEEGVVTEIERKLVSSLFRLEEVPAYKIMTPSIDCFFLPAGTPLAEAIYEAKKRGFSRIPVYKTDRDNVIGILYVKDLLSANPSETITVENIARPPYFIPRTKRAFDLLREFQQKRIHIAVVVDEYGRVDGIVTMEDILEELFGEIEDERRITREPLVRIEDSSLIIPGSMKIDEFNDDLLFTVLRFGGLENLGEEIEEAILPMEEDHETVGGFVFDLFGRFPHEGEQVTYGSIKFTVNKVSGKRIAEIKVERSKKEVADVA from the coding sequence ATGGATGACCTGCCTTTAAGTAACTTTTTCTTGATTGTCATTCTTTTGGTGCTTTCAGGCTTCTTTTCCATGTCTGAGGGCGCCCTTTTTTCCCTGGGGAGACACCAACGTGAAAAAATTAAAAAAGAGGGGAGAAAGAGTGCTTCTCTTATTGAAAGGCTACTGAAAGAGCCTTACAAGCTTATAATAACCATTCTCCTAGCGGATGAGGTGATAAATGTCGCCTATGCCAGCGTAGTAGCTTCAACGGTAAGGAGCATAATACACGGTCCGCCGGAGCAGCTACTTACAGCGATCTGCATCCTTATTTCATCTCCCAGTCTTCTCCTTCTCGGAGAAATAGGTCCAAAAACAATCGGTGTCAAATATTCCAGGGTCATTTCAGGCATTGTTTCATATCCCCTAAACCTATTTCACACGCTTATCACCCCGCTTAGATGGGTCATTATGGTTCTTTCTATAGGTTTTACATGGCTTTTCGGCGGCAAGGCGGAATACGAGCACGCCGAGGGATTTAATACCGACGAATTAAGGGTACTGGTGGGGATAGGAAGTGAAGAGGGTGTGGTCACCGAGATAGAGAGAAAACTGGTAAGTAGCCTCTTCAGACTGGAGGAGGTTCCGGCCTATAAGATCATGACCCCGAGCATAGACTGTTTTTTTCTACCTGCAGGCACACCCCTAGCAGAAGCCATATACGAAGCCAAGAAAAGAGGCTTCTCCCGGATTCCAGTATATAAGACCGACAGAGATAACGTAATCGGAATTCTCTACGTCAAGGACCTTCTCTCGGCCAACCCCTCGGAAACAATCACTGTCGAAAATATTGCCCGGCCGCCTTATTTCATACCCCGAACCAAAAGGGCATTCGACCTTCTTCGCGAGTTTCAGCAGAAGCGAATACACATAGCGGTCGTGGTGGATGAGTACGGGAGGGTCGACGGGATCGTCACCATGGAAGACATACTGGAAGAGCTGTTTGGAGAAATCGAGGACGAAAGAAGAATAACGAGAGAGCCCCTGGTTAGGATTGAAGACTCCTCACTGATCATTCCGGGAAGCATGAAGATAGATGAATTCAACGACGACCTCCTATTTACGGTGCTAAGGTTCGGCGGGCTCGAAAATCTGGGGGAAGAGATTGAAGAAGCGATACTTCCCATGGAGGAAGACCATGAAACAGTGGGTGGATTTGTTTTTGACCTTTTTGGCAGGTTCCCGCACGAGGGGGAGCAGGTGACTTATGGAAGCATAAAATTTACTGTAAACAAGGTTTCCGGAAAGAGAATCGCCGAGATCAAGGTAGAAAGGTCTAAAAAAGAGGTAGCCGATGTCGCTTGA
- a CDS encoding transglycosylase SLT domain-containing protein produces the protein MKSIRTKLRRNLFYLFSSSCLFLILNFPARAAEEINCQWLVNEPIKQNPKEKYKKGYCSIQMGRFDQGITLLDGLEDELPIIQDYILYYRGVGEKGLKNKARAQELFNSVLNNYPDSGIRKRALSQLAEVYTDIGDYEKAERTYRSLYALESDAWLKSKYLNHIAEALERQGRYQEALGTYRQLWVEFPESGYADTAFGKASQVSKARGVPFVVTEYDYLARAERLFKLYRWESALRNFEKAPKTNDVKLKIAIAKFRLGLLSEASSLLAQISSPDSLYWQAKISSKLGQDDVASQTYYQIYLLYPQSSLAPEALFNAARLYQINSSFNQAIELYDLLVRTYPKSDYAEDGAWNLGWIYYRMGMLREALATFSAYTSSSSTFNSSRASYWKAKTLEKQGKKAEAQAIYQALSRLSTPSYYSYLAQRKTGLVPNLYSSDASAKGTVSQIRSEKAELLIELGILEDATLEIDKIKRQANGSQELLYVSTLYAKANDFYNSIAIAQEIGLPEANGLSYPQGFNEIVKGYSAKYSVDEFIVYSIIREESRFQKKAVSPANAIGLMQLIPPTGRSTAEEVGISGYNTDMLYVPRVNIELGIAYFKKVLDQFGGNVHLALASYNAGPHNVAKWIVRFPGLDMDEFVEEIPFQETRNYVRRVLRSYGVYKALYDNKFF, from the coding sequence TTGAAGTCGATAAGAACCAAGCTTCGGAGAAACCTCTTTTATTTATTTTCTTCATCGTGCCTATTTTTGATTCTTAATTTCCCGGCTAGGGCGGCGGAAGAAATAAATTGTCAATGGCTGGTGAACGAACCAATCAAGCAAAATCCCAAAGAAAAATACAAGAAAGGCTATTGCAGCATACAAATGGGCAGGTTCGACCAGGGAATCACCCTCCTGGACGGACTTGAGGATGAGCTTCCGATTATCCAGGATTACATCCTCTACTACCGGGGCGTGGGAGAGAAGGGCTTGAAGAATAAAGCCCGTGCCCAGGAGCTCTTTAATTCCGTCCTAAACAACTACCCGGACAGCGGAATAAGAAAGAGAGCGCTTTCTCAACTGGCCGAGGTTTATACCGACATTGGTGATTATGAAAAGGCGGAAAGAACATACCGGTCGCTCTATGCCCTGGAGAGCGATGCCTGGCTCAAATCAAAGTACCTAAACCACATAGCGGAGGCTCTGGAGAGGCAGGGCAGATATCAAGAGGCGCTCGGCACCTATAGGCAGCTCTGGGTCGAGTTTCCAGAGTCCGGCTATGCGGATACGGCATTCGGCAAGGCATCTCAGGTAAGCAAGGCCCGGGGAGTTCCATTCGTGGTTACGGAATATGATTACCTGGCGAGGGCGGAGAGGTTATTTAAACTCTATCGCTGGGAATCCGCGCTTAGAAACTTTGAGAAGGCCCCAAAAACGAATGACGTCAAGCTCAAAATCGCCATCGCCAAATTTCGCTTGGGCTTACTCAGCGAGGCATCGAGCTTGTTAGCCCAAATAAGCTCCCCTGATTCGCTTTACTGGCAGGCAAAAATAAGCTCTAAACTGGGACAGGACGATGTTGCTTCACAAACCTACTATCAGATTTATCTCCTTTACCCCCAAAGCAGTTTAGCGCCCGAGGCCCTCTTCAACGCAGCCAGGCTCTACCAGATCAACTCCAGCTTTAACCAGGCAATTGAGTTATACGACCTTTTGGTAAGGACTTACCCTAAGAGCGATTACGCCGAAGACGGGGCATGGAACCTGGGATGGATTTATTACCGGATGGGAATGCTGAGAGAGGCCCTAGCCACTTTTTCCGCATACACCTCTTCGAGCTCCACTTTTAATTCTTCCCGGGCAAGCTACTGGAAGGCAAAAACCCTGGAAAAGCAGGGAAAGAAAGCCGAGGCGCAGGCTATATACCAAGCCTTATCCCGTCTATCCACTCCATCCTACTATTCTTATTTAGCACAGAGGAAAACGGGACTCGTGCCCAATCTTTACTCATCGGACGCTTCCGCTAAAGGAACCGTCAGCCAAATAAGGTCAGAGAAAGCCGAACTGTTGATAGAGCTGGGCATCCTTGAAGATGCCACCCTGGAAATAGACAAGATAAAAAGACAGGCAAACGGTAGCCAGGAACTGCTTTATGTGAGCACGTTATATGCCAAGGCCAATGACTTCTATAACTCAATAGCGATTGCCCAGGAAATCGGTCTTCCCGAAGCGAATGGACTTTCCTACCCGCAGGGATTCAACGAGATTGTAAAAGGCTATTCGGCCAAATACAGCGTGGATGAGTTCATAGTGTATTCGATTATCAGGGAGGAAAGCAGATTCCAGAAGAAGGCCGTTTCACCAGCTAACGCTATCGGCCTCATGCAGCTTATTCCCCCGACCGGAAGAAGCACGGCGGAGGAGGTGGGAATAAGCGGATACAATACAGACATGCTTTATGTCCCCCGGGTTAACATTGAATTGGGCATAGCCTACTTCAAAAAAGTCTTGGACCAATTTGGCGGAAACGTTCATCTTGCCCTGGCCAGCTATAACGCCGGTCCGCACAACGTAGCCAAGTGGATAGTTAGATTTCCCGGTTTAGACATGGATGAATTCGTAGAGGAGATACCCTTTCAAGAGACTAGAAACTATGTGAGAAGGGTCCTTAGAAGCTACGGGGTTTACAAGGCGCTGTATGACAATAAATTTTTCTAG